In Aspergillus fumigatus Af293 chromosome 2, whole genome shotgun sequence, a genomic segment contains:
- a CDS encoding FluC/FEX family fluoride channel, with product MPTQQSSQDQPAGLSESTALPPASSDPPQRQSWSSTGCALPPTTEKPPSAPIEPTPAKDTPTIQPHSKHATHLFTLSYLVFFSIFGTLARLGLQALTFYPGAPVITGVLWPNVGGSLLMGFFLEDKNLFREEWSQPPPRNPSEDSDAARQYAQNHKSVKKTIPLYIGLTTGFCGSFTSFSSFIRDVFLALTNDLPDPSVSSITSRNGGYSFMALLAVLLTTVALSLSALICGAHLALAFDGFTPSFPFRPTRRVIDPLFVLLGWGCWLGAVFLAIWPPDRSGSSINAPDTWRGRAVFAIVFAPLGCLLRYYLSVYLNPRVPAFPLGTFTVNIFGTIVLAMCFDLQRVDGVGTVIGADARSAPYAILTSCQVLQGVMDGFCGCATTVSTWVAELNGLSRRRQAYVYGVGSVAVALGFFVVIVGSLGWTRGFVDPVCT from the coding sequence ATGCCCACGCAGCAATCGTCCCAAGACCAGCCCGCTGGTCTTTCTGAAAGTACTGCTCtacctcctgcttcttcagaccCTCCTCAGCGTCAGTCCTGGTCATCCACCGGTTGCGCGCTGCCTCCCACCACCGAAAAGCCTCCCTCGGCTCCCATCGAACCTACGCCCGCAAAGGACACTCCCACCATACAACCACACTCTAAACATGCCACTCACCTCTTCACACTTTCATacctcgtcttcttctccatcttcggTACCCTGGCCAGGCTGGGCCTGCAAGCGCTCACCTTCTATCCCGGCGCGCCCGTCATAACCGGCGTCCTATGGCCCAACGTGGGCGGCTCCCTCCTGATGGGTTTCTTCCTTGAAGACAAGAATCTCTTCCGCGAAGAATGGAGTCAACCGCCCCCTCGTAACCCCAGCGAAGACAGCGACGCTGCGCGCCAATACGCACAGAACCATAAATCGGTCAAGAAGACCATCCCGCTCTACATCGGCCTCACCACCGGCTTCTGCGGCAGCTTCAcctcattctcctccttcatccgtGATGTCTTCCTCGCCCTGACAAACGACCTCCCCGACCCCTCCGTCTCATCAATCACTTCCCGAAATGGCGGTTACAGCTTCATggccctcctcgccgtcctcctcaccaccgtCGCCCTCAGCCTCTCAGCACTCATCTGCGGCGCCCACCTCGCCCTCGCCTTCGACGGCTTCACTCCATCCTTCCCCTTCCGTCCCACCCGCCGCGTCATCGACCCGCTCTTCGTCCTGCTGGGCTGGGGCTGCTGGCTTGGCGCCGTCTTCCTAGCTATCTGGCCACCAGATCGCTccggcagcagcatcaatgCCCCAGACACCTGGCGCGGGCGCGCCGTTTtcgccatcgtcttcgcCCCGCTCGGCTGTCTCCTGCGGTACTATCTTTCGGTCTACCTCAACCCGCGCGTGCCTGCGTTCCCGCTGGGGACTTTTACCGTGAATATCTTCGGCACGATCGTGCTGGCCATGTGCTTTGATCTGCAGCGGGTGGACGGGGTCGGGACTGTGATTGGGGCAGATGCGCGCTCGGCGCCGTATGCGATCCTCACGAGTTGTCAGGTGCTCCAGGGCGTCATGGATGGCTTCTGTGGCTGTGCGACGACGGTGAGTACCTGGGTGGCGGAGCTGAATGGGCTCAGTCGACGGCGACAGGCGTATGTGTATGGTGTCGGAAGTGTCGCCGTTGCACTGGGGTTTTTTGTGGTGATCGTGGGATCGCTCGGCTGGACTCGGGGTTTCGTCGACCCTGTCTGTACATGA
- a CDS encoding C2H2-type zinc finger protein produces MAPAASNQANNTPAKKTTVPEKKYKCQFCNRAFSRSEHRSRHERSHTKERPFKCLKCRSTFVRRDLLLRHDRTVHAKDGGIPLVAEGRRRGGAGVQKSSPAPAPSKPSITIDPTTLEQLEASSDGMVDLEAAAMLMTDFQHKAAAAATGQVHDRAESDRSFSPGRGSLMEPSSAYLSGNATLPQMPWDTLVSPADMKHHMMNPTFVSQGNASDLRQLPNVLDRGDTLAPSLHSLVSSLPMSGNSTPNALSPFPSMTGPVSPVNYRRSPGPSQALTLPKAPQIANDMERNMIVERIRNADSLGALPETFQLPSTAALNRYLTTYFNLYHHHLPFLHQESFKPTMASPPLLLAVLSIGALYTFEREHAFMLHVGSKMLVNQFLQHKENFDSRKCPLWSMQSTLLNMIFESWSGDPKGLEWTCSIKSLLANMVAGNRYQLKVRTEAREGRQPTRDEWIEDESCRRTYYAVYIFFGMLTLTFNHTPAMSFDEFDNLELPSSESMWNLDVNDDEAWRRSLSSASTLTVREAHDCLFQGEQTRYSAFATRVLINALFLQVWNHKRTFEALQDVVTEYKLRLALETWESSLEVCEPETIVVPLSTPQNGHPLIFNSMAVYRNTRARLEVDLKSIQEALRYHSSYEVAAAMTVAREKVKRSGEMNKVIQSCFECIEIAAVQGINWVAKTSATNWSVEHPLCGLDLMVILSLWLYRLEHDEEPATEAELAIYNKVRNLFDDDAVDAFGKLSSTVARVWGNILDGVVVWGITKLMGESFKLHAQALIGYEDSLRVAKDQPIHPMPTKTLASVGTAY; encoded by the exons ATGGCTCCAGCAGCATCCAACCAGGCCAACAACACGCCGGCCAAGAAGACTACCGTCCCAGAGAAGAAATACAAATGCCAATTCTGCAATCGTGCATTCAGCAGAAGTGAACATCGTAGTAGACATGAACGCTCAC ATACCAAAGAGAGACCCTTTAAATGTTTGAAATGCCGGAGTACATTCGTTCGTcgagatcttctcctccgccatGATCGTACTGTTCACGCCAAAGATGGTGGGATACCTCTTGTTGCTGAGGGACGGCGTCGTGGAGGCGCAGGTGTTCAGAAGTCCTCCCCTGCACCTGCTCCATCCAAACCCTCGATCACAATTGATCCTACTACATTAGAACAGCTTGAAGCAAGCAGTGACGGTATGGTCGACCTTGAAGCCGCAGCCATGTTGATGACAGATTTCCAACATAAGGCCGCAGCCGCCGCTACTGGTCAGGTCCACGATCGTGCCGAATCCGACCGCTCTTTTTCGCCCGGTCGGGGATCGTTAATGGAACCTTCCTCCGCATATCTGTCGGGCAACGCGACTCTTCCTCAAATGCCCTGGGATACATTGGTTTCTCCTGCCGACATGAAGCACCATATGATGAACCCTACATTCGTCAGCCAAGGCAATGCATCGGACTTGCGTCAGCTGCCAAACGTACTGGATCGAGGCGACACTCTGGCGCCTTCGCTCCACTCCCTTGTCAGCTCGCTTCCGATGTCCGGAAATTCCACACCTAACGCGCTCTCACCGTTCCCCTCAATGACAGGCCCTGTCAGTCCCGTAAACTACCGGAGGTCCCCTGGACCTAGCCAGGCTCTGACACTGCCCAAGGCCCCCCAGATCGCGAACGATATGGAGCGGAATATGATTGTGGAGCGCATCAGAAATGCCGACTCCTTGGGTGCGCTTCCCGAGACTTTCCAGCTTCCCTCGACTGCTGCTCTGAATAGGTACCTAACAACGTACTTCAACCTGTACCATCACCATCTACCATTCTTGCATCAGGAGTCGTTCAAGCCCACTATGGCTTCGCCTCCGCTCTTACTGGCCGTGCTTTCCATTGGTGCTCTGTACACGTTCGAGCGCGAACACGCATTCATGCTCCACGTCGGATCCAAGATGCTCGTGAACCAATTCTTGCAACACAAGGAGAATTTCGATTCGAGAAAATGTCCATTGTGGTCCATGCAAAGCACTCTGTTGAACATGATTTTTGAGAGCTGGAGTGGTGATCCCAAAGGTCTTGAGTGGACCTGCTCGATCAAGAGCTTGCTCGCCAACATGGTTGCTGGAAACCGTTATCAATTGAAGGTCAGAACGGAAGCTCGCGAGGGTCGTCAACCAACTAGAGACGAATGGATCGAGGACGAGTCCTGCCGTCGAACTTACTACGCCGTCtacatcttcttcggcatgCTCACTCTGACATTCAACCACACCCCAGCAATGAGCTTCGACGAATTCGACAATCTCGAGCTGCCGTCCTCTGAGTCGATGTGGAACCTGGACGTCAATGACGACGAGGCCTGGCGTCGTAGCCTGTCCTCTGCCAGCACGCTTACCGTCCGGGAAGCTCACGACTGTCTTTTCCAGGGTGAACAGACGCGTTACAGTGCCTTTGCCACTCGTGTCTTGATTAATGCCCTTTTCTTGCAGGTGTGGAATCACAAGAGGACCTTTGAGGCTCTTCAGGATGTGGTCACTGAGTACAAACTCCGCCTTGCGCTGGAGACATGGGAGAGTTCTCTGGAAGTTTGCGAACCAGAGACGATCGTCGTGCCTCTGAGCACGCCTCAGAACGGACACCCGTTGATCTTCAACTCGATGGCTGTCTATCGTAACACGCGTGCTCGCCTAGAGGTTGACCTCAAGTCAATCCAGGAAGCCTTGCGCTACCATTCTTCCTAcgaggttgctgctgcgatGACAGTGGCCCGTGAGAAGGTGAAGCGGTCTGGGGAGATGAACAAGGTGATCCAGTCATGTTTCGAGTGCATCGAGATTGCAGCAGTCCAAGGCATTAATTGGGTTGCCAAAACGTCGGCAACAAATTGGAGTGTCGAGCATCCGCTCTGCGGCTTGGATCTGATGGTCATCCTCAGTCTCTGGCTTTATCGCCTGGAACATGACGAAGAGCCGGCGACTGAGGCTGAGCTGGCGATCTACAACAAGGTCCGGAATCTGTTTGATGACGACGCCGTTGACGCTTTTGGTAAACTCAGCTCCACCGTGGCCCGTGTATGGGGTAACATCCTGGACGGCGTGGTAGTCTGGGG AATCACCAAGCTCATGGGCGAATCGTTCAAACTTCATGCTCAAGCCTTGATCGGCTATGAAGACTCGTTGCGCGTTGCCAAGGATCAGCCGATTCACCCAATGCCGACCAAGACACTCGCTAGTGTCGGGACTGCCTACTAG
- a CDS encoding uracil phosphoribosyltransferase produces MTLPSNVHVSSHPCLQAKLSQLRSHSTSPRETRSLVHDIATILGVEAFAAGLKAASGGKDKTPLGIEYETTTIDPANVALVPILRSGLGMIEAINDLLPTTVPIYHLGLFRDKFTLQPVEYYNNLPFLRPDSPTNSTAATLAILLDPIIATGATAEAAIQLLREWGVQRVIMLSVLGSKPGLRRAAECWPEGVEVWVGAVDEQCDERGMIVPGVGDIGDRLFLAIGK; encoded by the exons ATGACGCTCCCCTCCAATGTCCATGTTTCCTCCCATCCCTGCCTCCAGGCCAAGCTCTCCCAGCTCCGGTCGCATTCCACCTCTCCTCGCGAGACTCGCAGCCTGGTGCATGATATTGCAACCATTTTAGGGGTTGAGGCCTTTGCTGCCGGGTTGAAGGCTGCCAGTGGGGGAAAG GACAAAACCCCGCTGGGCATTGAGTATGAGACGACGACAATTGACCCAGCTAACGTGGCCTTGGTGCCTATTCTCCGATCAGGATTGGGCATGATTGAGG CTATCAACGACCTCCTCCCGACCACCGTCCCCATCTACCATCTCGGCCTCTTCCGTGACAAGTTCACCCTCCAACCAGTCGAATACTACAATAACCTCCCGTTCCTGCGCCCCGACTCCCCTACCAATTCCACCGCTGCCACCCTCGCCATCTTGCTCGACCCCATCATCGCGACCGGCGCCACGGCCGAGGCCGccatccagctcctccgcgaATGGGGGGTGCAGCGGGTAATCATGCTCAGCGTTCTCGGCTCGAAGCCGGGGCTTCGTCGTGCGGCCGAGTGCTGGCCCGAGGGCGTAGAAGTATGGGTGGGTGCCGTCGACGAGCAGTGCGATGAGCGGGGGATGATTGTGCCTGGGGTGGGAGATATTGGAGACCGCTTGTTTCTTGCTATTGGCAAGTAG